The Phocoena phocoena chromosome 21, mPhoPho1.1, whole genome shotgun sequence genome includes a region encoding these proteins:
- the ZNF703 gene encoding zinc finger protein 703 yields MSDSPAGSNSRTPESSGSGGGGKRPAVPAAVSLLPPADPLRQANRLPIRVLKMLSAHTGHLLHPEYLQPLSSTPVSPIELDAKKSPLALLAQTCSQIGKPDPPPSSKLNSVAAANGLGAEKDPGRSASGAASASAALKQLGDSPAEDKSSFKPYSKGSGGGDSRKDSGSSSVSSTSSSSSLSPGDKAGFRVPSAACTPFPPHGAPVSASSSSSSPGGSRGGSPHHSDCKTGGGGAGGELDKKDQEPKPSPEPAAVSRGSGGEPGAHGGAEAGASGRKSEPPSALVGAGHVAPVSPYKPGHSVFPLPPSSIGYHGSIVGAYAGYPSQFVPGLDPSKSGLVGGQLSGGLGLPPGKPPSSSPLTGASPPSFLQGLCRDPYCLGGYHGASHLGGSSCSTCSAHDPAAPGLKAGGYPLVYPGHPLQPTALSSSAAQAALPGHPLYTYGFMLQNEPLPHSCNWVAASGPCDKRFATSEELLSHLRTHTALPGAEKLLAAYPGASGLGSAAAAAAAAASCHLHLPPPTAPGSPGSLSLRSPHTLGLSRYHPYGKSHLSTAGGLAVPSLPTAGPYYSPYALYGQRLASASALGYQ; encoded by the exons ATGAGCGATTCGCCCGCTGGATCTAACTCAAGGACACCCGAAagcagcggcagcggcggcggcgggaagAGGCCGGCAGTGCCGGCGGCGGTGTCCCTCTTGCCTCCGGCGGACCCCCTGCGCCAGGCGAACCGGCTCCCTATCAGGGTCCTGAAGATGCTGAGCGCTCACACCGGCCACCTCCTGCACCCGGAGTACCTGCAGCCGCTGTCCTCCACTCCCGTCAGCCCCATTGAG CTGGACGCCAAGAAGAGTCCTTTGGCGTTGCTGGCCCAGACTTGCTCGCAGATCGGCAAGCCGGACCCGCCGCCCTCGTCCAAGCTCAACTCGGTAGCGGCGGCCAACGGGCTGGGAGCGGAGAAGGACCCTGGCCGCTCGGCCTCGGGCGCCGCCTCCGCGTCTGCGGCGCTCAAGCAGCTGGGGGACTCCCCGGCCGAGGACAAGTCCAGCTTCAAGCCCTACTCCAAGGGCTCGGGAGGCGGCGACTCTCGCAAAGACAGCGGCTCCTCCTCCGtgtcctccacctcctcctcctcctccttgtccCCGGGAGACAAGGCGGGCTTCAGGGTCCCTAGCGCCGCCTGCACGCCCTTTCCCCCGCATGGAGCGCCGGTCTCGGCGTCGTCGTCCTCGTCCTCCCCCGGCGGCTCCCGGGGCGGCTCCCCGCACCACTCTGACTGCAAGACCGGCGGCGGGGGCGCCGGCGGGGAGCTGGACAAGAAAGACCAGGAGCCCAAGCCCAGCCCGGAGCCCGCGGCCGTGAGCCGAGGCAGCGGTGGGGAGCCGGGTGCGCATGGCGGCGCCGAGGCCGGCGCCTCCGGGCGCAAGTCGGAGCCGCCCTCCGCGCTGGTGGGGGCCGGCCACGTGGCGCCGGTGTCGCCCTACAAGCCGGGCCACTCGGTGTTCCCGCTGCCGCCCTCCAGCATCGGCTACCACGGCTCCATCGTGGGCGCCTACGCCGGCTACCCGTCTCAGTTCGTGCCTGGCCTGGATCCGAGCAAGTCTGGCCTCGTGGGAGGCCAGCTGTCGGGGGGCCTGGGCCTGCCCCCGGGCAAGCCCCCCAGCTCCAGCCCGCTCACCGGGGCCTCCCCGCCGTCCTTCCTGCAGGGATTATGCCGCGACCCCTACTGCCTGGGAGGTTACCACGGCGCCTCGCACCTCGGCGGCTCCAGCTGCTCCACCTGCAGCGCGCACGACCCAGCTGCGCCTGGCCTGAAGGCGGGGGGCTACCCGCTGGTGTACCCCGGGCACCCGCTGCAGCCCACCGCGCTCTCGTCCAGCGCCGCCCAGGCCGCGCTCCCCGGCCACCCGCTGTACACCTACGGCTTCATGCTGCAGAACGAACCGCTGCCGCACAGCTGCAACTGGGTGGCGGCCAGCGGGCCGTGCGACAAGCGCTTCGCCACCTCGGAGGAGCTGCTCAGCCACCTACGGACTCACACGGCCCTGCCCGGCGCCGAGAAACTTCTGGCCGCCTATCCGGGGGCCTCGGGCCTGGGCAGTGCCGCCGCGGCCGCTGCGGCCGCCGCCTCCTGCCATCTGCACCTCCCCCCGCCGACTGCCCCTGGCAGCCCCGGGTCGCTGTCCTTGCGGAGTCCACACACTTTGGGACTAAGCCGGTACCACCCTTACGGCAAGAGCCACTTATCCACAGCCGGGGGCCTGGCCGTGCCGTCCCTCCCCACAGCCGGACCCTACTACTCACCATACGCGCTGTACGGACAGAGACTGGCCTCAGCCTCCGCGCTCGGATACCAGTAA